In the Gossypium arboreum isolate Shixiya-1 chromosome 10, ASM2569848v2, whole genome shotgun sequence genome, one interval contains:
- the LOC108487322 gene encoding protein RTE1-HOMOLOG-like, producing the protein MEEQVDSDRQLMMEGGFTAPHSMDIDPSRERFPCCIVWAPLPVLSWLVPFIGHVGICREDGIILDFAGPNFVCVDHFTFGPVARYLQINKDKECGISPHSSALKGDEEYQDDELRRETLTWDEALRKSTMEFQHRSYNLFTCNCHSFVANNLNKLGFRYGGWNVVNVALLLLLKGQWVSKLAFFRSFMPFVVVTGLGLTFGGTTYLFFSALFAALLACWFLLGTYCFKNLINL; encoded by the exons ATGGAAGAACAAGTAGATTCTGATCGTCAGTTAATGATGGAAGGTGGTTTTACGGCCCCACACAGTATGGATATTGATCCATCGAGGGAACGGTTTCCATGCTGCATTGTTTGGGCGCCTCTACCCGTTCTTTCATGGCTGGTTCCTTTCATTGGACACGTCGGAATTTGCAGAGAAGATGGAATTATTCTAGATTTTGCAGGGCCTAATTTTGTATGTGTTGACCATTTCACCTTCGGACCAGTGGCTCGCTATCTCCAAATTAACAAAGATAAG GAATGCGGCATTTCTCCCCATTCATCTGCACTTAAAGGTGATGAAGAATACCAGGATGATGAACTTAGAAGGGAGACATTAACATGGGATGAAGCACTTCGAAAAAGCACGATGGAGTTCCAACACCGGTCATACAACCTATTCACATGCAATTGTCATTCATTTGTAGCAAACAACCTGAACAAGTTAGGGTTCCGTTATGGAGGGTGGAATGTAGTGAACGTTGCACTTCTCCTCTTACTCAAAGGCCAGTGGGTGAGCAAATTAGCATTTTTTCGGTCTTTCATGCCATTTGTTGTCGTAACCGGTCTTGGGCTTACATTTGGTGGCACCACATACCTGTTTTTTTCGGCTCTCTTTGCGGCCCTTCTTGCTTGTTGGTTCCTTCTTGGTACTTACTGTTTTAAGAATTTGATCAATTTgtag
- the LOC108488441 gene encoding WAT1-related protein At3g53210 isoform X1 has product MAEAGSGLASASRTCRVPERAKLHIAMTIFQLGYAVNHVIMRVALNMGVSKLVFPFYRNILALLALAPSAYFLEKYGDYFEKKRPALTISFLIQFFFLGFIGITLNQGFYIFGLDNTSPSLASATENSVPAVTFIMAALLRMEQVHLDRKDGIVKVLGTIASVAGALVITLYKGPTVYTPNSPSNKPHISSLGDAEGKNWTIGCLCLVGHSLCWSSWIVLQAPVLKKYPARLSFVSYACFFSVLQFGAIAATIERDPRSWQVHSGSEVFTIIYAGLVASAMVFAIQIYVVDRGGPLFVSMYLPLQTLLAALIATVTLGEEFYLGGVVGAALIVAGLYLVILGKSEESKYLSENEPIYSVSENNDMESTFIRPLLGSKLQS; this is encoded by the exons ATGGCGGAAGCTGGCTCTGGGTTAGCCTCTGCTTCAAGAACATGTAGGGTGCCGGAACGAGCAAAGCTGCATATTGCCATGACAATTTTTCAGCTTGGTTATGCCGTGAACCATGTAATTATGAGAGTTGCTCTTAATATGGGTGTAAGCAAGCTAGTTTTCCCATTTTATAGGAACATCTTAGCCCTGCTTGCCTTGGCTCCCTCTGCTTATTTCCTAGAAAAGTATGGCGATTATTTTGA GAAAAAGAGACCAGCACTGACCATTTCTTTTCTGATACAATTCTTCTTTCTCGGATTTATAGG AATAACTTTGAATCAAGGATTTTACATATTTGGCTTAGACAACACATCGCCTTCATTGGCTTCTGCTACTGAGAATTCTGTCCCAGCTGTGACTTTTATCATGGCTGCCTTACTTAG GATGGAACAAGTACACTTGGATCGTAAAGATGGAATAGTCAAGGTGCTAGGGACTATTGCTTCAGTAGCTGGAGCTTTAGTAATAACGCTTTATAAGGGACCAACTGTTTACACTCCAAATTCACCCTCAAACAAGCCACATATTTCATCTTTAGGAGATGCTGAAGGGAAGAACTGGACAATCGGTTGCTTATGTCTCGTTGGCCATTCCCTTTGTTGGTCAAGCTGGATTGTGTTACAAGCACCGGTCCTAAAGAAATACCCAGCTCGCCTCTCCTTCGTTTCATACGCTTGCTTTTTCTCTGTTTTGCAATTCGGGGCGATTGCGGCCACCATTGAAAGAGACCCCCGGTCTTGGCAAGTTCACTCCGGCAGCGAAGTCTTCACTATTATCTATGCG GGACTCGTAGCTTCAGCAATGGTGTTTGCTATACAAATATATGTTGTTGATAGAGGAGGCCCTTTGTTTGTCTCAATGTATTTGCCTCTGCAAACCTTACTTGCGGCTTTAATAGCCACTGTTACATTGGGTGAAGAATTCTACTTGGGGGG GGTAGTAGGAGCAGCATTGATAGTAGCTGGATTGTATCTGGTTATCCTAGGAAAAAGTGAAGAGAGCAAGTATCTGTCTGAAAATGAACCAATTTATTCAGTGTCTGAAAATAATGACATGGAATCCACCTTCATTCGGCCATTGCTGGGAAGTAAATTGCAGAGCTGA
- the LOC108488441 gene encoding WAT1-related protein At3g53210 isoform X2, whose translation MAEAGSGLASASRTCRVPERAKLHIAMTIFQLGYAVNHVIMRVALNMGVSKLVFPFYRNILALLALAPSAYFLEKKKRPALTISFLIQFFFLGFIGITLNQGFYIFGLDNTSPSLASATENSVPAVTFIMAALLRMEQVHLDRKDGIVKVLGTIASVAGALVITLYKGPTVYTPNSPSNKPHISSLGDAEGKNWTIGCLCLVGHSLCWSSWIVLQAPVLKKYPARLSFVSYACFFSVLQFGAIAATIERDPRSWQVHSGSEVFTIIYAGLVASAMVFAIQIYVVDRGGPLFVSMYLPLQTLLAALIATVTLGEEFYLGGVVGAALIVAGLYLVILGKSEESKYLSENEPIYSVSENNDMESTFIRPLLGSKLQS comes from the exons ATGGCGGAAGCTGGCTCTGGGTTAGCCTCTGCTTCAAGAACATGTAGGGTGCCGGAACGAGCAAAGCTGCATATTGCCATGACAATTTTTCAGCTTGGTTATGCCGTGAACCATGTAATTATGAGAGTTGCTCTTAATATGGGTGTAAGCAAGCTAGTTTTCCCATTTTATAGGAACATCTTAGCCCTGCTTGCCTTGGCTCCCTCTGCTTATTTCCTAGAAAA GAAAAAGAGACCAGCACTGACCATTTCTTTTCTGATACAATTCTTCTTTCTCGGATTTATAGG AATAACTTTGAATCAAGGATTTTACATATTTGGCTTAGACAACACATCGCCTTCATTGGCTTCTGCTACTGAGAATTCTGTCCCAGCTGTGACTTTTATCATGGCTGCCTTACTTAG GATGGAACAAGTACACTTGGATCGTAAAGATGGAATAGTCAAGGTGCTAGGGACTATTGCTTCAGTAGCTGGAGCTTTAGTAATAACGCTTTATAAGGGACCAACTGTTTACACTCCAAATTCACCCTCAAACAAGCCACATATTTCATCTTTAGGAGATGCTGAAGGGAAGAACTGGACAATCGGTTGCTTATGTCTCGTTGGCCATTCCCTTTGTTGGTCAAGCTGGATTGTGTTACAAGCACCGGTCCTAAAGAAATACCCAGCTCGCCTCTCCTTCGTTTCATACGCTTGCTTTTTCTCTGTTTTGCAATTCGGGGCGATTGCGGCCACCATTGAAAGAGACCCCCGGTCTTGGCAAGTTCACTCCGGCAGCGAAGTCTTCACTATTATCTATGCG GGACTCGTAGCTTCAGCAATGGTGTTTGCTATACAAATATATGTTGTTGATAGAGGAGGCCCTTTGTTTGTCTCAATGTATTTGCCTCTGCAAACCTTACTTGCGGCTTTAATAGCCACTGTTACATTGGGTGAAGAATTCTACTTGGGGGG GGTAGTAGGAGCAGCATTGATAGTAGCTGGATTGTATCTGGTTATCCTAGGAAAAAGTGAAGAGAGCAAGTATCTGTCTGAAAATGAACCAATTTATTCAGTGTCTGAAAATAATGACATGGAATCCACCTTCATTCGGCCATTGCTGGGAAGTAAATTGCAGAGCTGA
- the LOC108487530 gene encoding glutaredoxin-C3 — MVRQSRLILSLLGAVLVLLVIGNALRLAKANNSASAFVQNAIFSNKIVMFSKSYCPYCMRAKRIFSELNEKPYVVELDLRDDGAEIQYVILDLVGRGTVPQVFVNGKHIGGSDDLSDAVHNGTLQSLLAAS, encoded by the exons aTGGTGAGGCAATCGAGGTTGATCCTTTCACTACTTGGCGCAGTTTTGGTGTTGCTGGTGATTGGAAATGCTCTGAGGCTAGCCAAAGCCAACAATTCAGCCTCCGCCTTTGTCCAAAATGCCATCTTCTCCAACAAGATCGTTATGTTCTCCAAATCCTATTGCCC GTATTGCATGCGTGCCAAGCGCATTTTCTCTGAGTTAAATGAGAAACCTTATGTTGTAGAGCTTGATCTCCGAG ATGATGGAGCTGAAATCCAGTATGTCATCCTGGATTTGGTAGGTCGTGGAACTGTTCCACAAGTGTTTGTGAATGGCAAGCATATTGGAGGCTCTGATG ATCTCAGTGATGCAGTCCATAATGGTACATTGCAAAGCCTTCTAGCTGCAAGTTAA